CTGGCAATAGTGCAAATAGACCTGGCTCTTCCTCACAATATGGAATTCCAAGTAGATTTAATGAGGAACATGTTGCAAGATTTCAGCAAGGCCACAATGGTGACATTGGACATAATATTTCACACACACAGCACAGCCCTTATGTCAGTAGCAAAATTGATGCACAAAGTAATTTACCAGGGCGCCCCATGAATGTAAACACAGCTGTGCAAGGCAACACTCATGgaatttataaagaaaagcATTTTGATATTCAGCCTAATGCACTAGCTGGGAACCACTTGAGCAATGCATCTGCACCATATCAAGATGGCATATACCGCAACCATTTGCTAACTGAAAGCCCGTTAATTGACGAGTCATCTGGAGTATCTGATGTAGCTTGTGGAAAATCCAAAGTTACTGTTGAAGAGATGGATAAGTTATGTGAAGATCGCAAAATAAAAGAAGCCGTGGAACTTTTGGCTTTGCTACAGGAAGAAGGAACTGTAGTGCATGCTTCTCAATATTGTAAATTGATGCAAGCATGTGGCGATGTAGCTTCTCTTGCAGAAGCAAGAAAGCTACATAATCTAATATCTCAATCAGCACTTGCTGCTGACACAGatattaacaacaaaattttggaGATGTACTCTAAATGTGGTTCAATGGAAGATGCAAAGAAGTTGTTCAGTAGTAGTATAGCTCAATGTAATTTGATATCATGGAACACTATGATCGCAGGTTTTGTGCATAATGGTCTTGGTGAAGAAGCAACTGATTTTTTTGATCAGTTTATGCAGACTGGAGATAATCCCAATTCAGCCATGTTCACGCATGTTTTCTTGGCCTGTGGAATTTTGGGCTCTGTTGATGAAGGGATGTTGCATTTTGAATCTATGCAAAAGGATTTTGGTATAACTCCTACGATGGAACACTATGTCAGCATTGTTAATATGCTTGGGCAGTCTGGCTACATTGATGAAGCTTGTGAATTTGTTGAACAAATGCCTGTGGAACCAAGCATTGATGTCTGGGAAAGTTTGATGAATATGTGTCGACTAAATGGCTTTTTGGAGATAGGAGATCGCTGTGCTCAAATTGTAGAGCGCTTGGATTCTTCTAGGCTGAATGAGCAGTCTAAAATTGGTCTTTTCCCTGTCGATGCTTCAGAACTAacaaaggagaaagaaaggaaaaaggctAATGCTGTTGAAGCAAGGAGCAAAGTTCATGAATACAGAGCAGGAGACAGGTCCCATCCTGAACACCTGAAGATCTATGAAGAGCTGCGGTACTTAGCAGCTCATATGAAAGAGGCTGGCTATATTGCAGACACTAGATTTGTGCTTCATGATGTTGATCAAGAAACTAAAGAGGATGCTTTACTAGCTCATAGCGAGAGACTTGCTGTCAGTTACGGTCTTATAACGAGTGCTGCTCGGTCACCTATTCGTGTTATAAAGAATCTTCGCTCATGTGGAGATTGTCATACAGCTTTTAAGATAATATCTAAACTTGTTGGCCGTCTGATCATTGCAAGGGATGCAAAGAGATTCCACCATTTCGAGAATGGTGTATGCTCTTGCAAAGACTATTGGTAAACACAATATAGCAAACCTGCATTAAGAGGTACAAAACCACAATAGGTTCTATAAATCCGGAAGGTAGGCCGTTGCCTAACACTTAGGTAGCCACTAGTTTCATGTCAGGGACATGTATGCTTTTTCCATGCAACAGTTATTCTCTTACTTTTTTGGTGATTTATCCTGGAATTCAAGCATTTGAACTTGAAGAATCTTACATGATGCCCGTTCGATGGCAATTCTGTAAGAGAATGCCATCTAAATTTGCTGTCTCGCCGGAAAAATAACCACTATGAACATGATATGTGCTGGTTGTCGGGAAAAGAACACTGGCGTGTGTGGTTTAGCTGACAACATGGCATTCTGATCAGTTCCTGTACTCTCTCGCTGAACATTCAGGCTGCAGTTATTCGACAATTGCTGGTACTTTTGATTTCAGTAGTATGAGATTGAGATCACTATACACATCAAATTTTGCTTGGTTTTGTATTGTGTAATTTTAATCATATACGGTACTATCGTGGAAGTGGCGTTGGTGCGGGTACGTCTTTCTTATTTTGATTAAAGCCTTTACTCGAAACTTGATGTATCTGTTAAAGGTAAAAGGGTACTAGTAGTAGCTAACTAAATTCCGAGGGCTGTATGACTTGTGATGCAGATCAAGTGGAAAAGGCTATATACAGTATACTCTCTTCTGTGCTGGTGCCTGTTCTACAGTACACCCGTGCCTCCCATATTTTTGATTTACCGAGCTCTCAGCTGTAAATTTGCTTCAAATATACCACTGTCGCTGAGATCTgccttcaaaaaataatttagggtTATTAGAAAATAGCGCTAATTCAGGATTCAATCTAATCTCCAACTATGCAAAGGAAAATTTAGACTCTTGAAACATTTAATCTATGCATTTCATTATTTGGGAGGAGAGAATTAGACTCTTGAAACATTTAATCTGTGCATTTCATTATTTGGGAGGAGagaattaaatttgaaaatttactGTCTTTTACACTATTTTAATATACTgattccaaaaatattttacatatttttggaATCAGTATATTCTTACAAAaccattcaaaaaaatatatcttcaaatttaattatttagttcGAAAAAAAAGACTCTTCTTGCCAGCTTGGGTCTACGGAACCTGAACCCAGCATCAATCCGCAAGCAAGAAAAGGCCCAATAAGAGCGGGGTAGGAGGGGGGAAGGGTTTTAGAGCCCGTCCACACCAGTGAGCCAcccatggcgacggcggctggcggcgcacggcgagccCTCGCGGGGCTGCGCTCGGCTTCCGCTTCAAGGACCTTGTCCCggccggctgcggcggcgattCATTCTCCGGGGGTGGCGGCCTCCGCTCTGCCGCGcgcccctcgccggcgcctcgCGTTTTCTAGGTATTCCGGCGTTTAATTCTCTCGCGTTGGTCCCGTAGGACGGGCCACGGTTTTCTCAGATTCGTCACGGTTGTCGGTGCAGGGTCCCTGTGGCGGCGCTAGGCGGCGTGCACGGGTTGATGCCGCTGCACAGCGCCACGGCGTCGGCTTTGCTCACCTCCATGCTCGGGCTCAAGCCCGGATCTTGGGGTTGGCTCTCGGAAGGTAAAAATGCTCAACTTGGTTGGTTCCTTCAATCTCTGCGCCATGAATGTTGCGTGGTATTGTGATAAATTGTTAAAGGAGCTCTACTTAATCAgattagcaaaacaaaaacGATGCCCCTTTAGGAACTGAAAATTTACAACAGTGTTCACTTCTCCCCTTCGGTTGGGTTTGAATCTTGGTGTACCCATCGTCGTTAATCTGCAGTGGCCAAGGTAGTAAAATACTGCCATTTGGTTATGCCTAAGATAGAAAGATTGTATTGGTTCGTTGGTTGGACGTGCAATGTGCTAATCTATAGAGTTTCGGGTTGATTTGGTCAATTTAGTGCCTCCTGTTATTGTTCTGTTTGATAGATTAGCTCAAAGATTAtagttctatttttcatatttttcctatccttTTAGTTACTGATGCTATGATAGCACCATTGTTTCTGCCATGATTAGGGTTATCAGTGTATGCTTGTATTTTGACTAATGAGATGATGGCATAGTGTATCTGCATCACTACTGCTTTTACTTCTGAActtctttataaaaaaattaatgaagtAAAGTTTTCCAACGTAATATCCTTCATATTCTTCATGCAGTGTTTTCTCCATTGCAACACTTCAAGCACCAGAAAAGTATTGTCAGTTTCTATCTAGATTTTGTTGACAGTTCATTTGGAAAACAGTTATCAGTGCATTCTCACATTTCACCACTTGCTTGTTGTTTCACCAAAGTACAGTATCTCGTTCAATACATAAGCCTTGCACATTTTTAACCTACAGGGCTACAGGATACAGTATGAGTATCTTGAATTCTCAGCACTATTTCTGCTGGAAACATGTGTAACAATGTAAGCCTCTGTGTGACTTGCTGTCAGCCCTATCCTTTATATGCTTACTACTAGCTGAAATAATTTAGCTCTGGACCAAACTACTTATATTAGCTTTCGGGCTGTTTGGATGGACTATACAGCACTGTTCCACAGCCAGCTAGTACTGTATAGTGCAGCTGCTTGGTGTGGTTGTGGTTCGGCTGTGGCGCAGCGCTGTGTCATGcacaccttttcttttctatgtATTACTACTATTTTGTTGTaacccattttttttctggtttggCATGTCAGGTTTTGCTACACCTCTATAACAGGAATGGTGTTTTGGTCACAATACAAGAAACTTTTCTGTTAGCCTTTCCCCCAGAAGGTTCCAATAACAGTAGCTACAGGACTTGTGGACTATACCCTTTGACTTTTGCTGATGGAATCTgtactttatttctttttcttaaaatttatgGTGGCCTCATGTGCCAGATGACTGTCCAAGTTATATTCATCTCAAATTTGCAACATATTCTGCATTTACCAGCTTATGCATCTGTTGATTCCGAGTGTATGATGCTGTGATTGGATTGGTTTACAGCATCTTCTGAGTATGACCCAAATTGCATATAAGCAGTGCAAAGTCTACACCCTGTCAATTTTCTCTTGATGCAAACGTGCTTGCCGTGTCATAGTGACGACCATGCTCCTGCCAGTGGTATTTTACATTTCGTATCGTTTATTGACAAAAGAAGGCCAAGTTGCATTATCATTTCAAATGGTGTAAACTGGAgggttcaattttttttccatgacgCAATATCAAGCCAAAAGGCATCCATGCATCCATTCAACCaatgtacataaaaatatcTCCTGAACACTAAACTTTCATCTTTTATAAGCCCTGAAAGTTACAAATCTATAACATATCTGTGTGGTGCTTTCTAATTgtcaccctcatcttttctcttcactaatgtttataagtcaaaatttgtttttttaaccttaaatttaaaactgattttagagttttcactgaagtttatttttcagtcttagcttttatattgctaaaaatacatatatgaaagttttatttataagagcAGATACAACAGCAAACTATAAAccagttataaacatattttaagaagataagagaggagaggacagtgagttatatatttatagggcCAACTGTAGCATGAACTTTAAAACACACTGATAGGACAtcgtagtatatgttttataggtagctattgtactattagattgactatagatgaattggagctagaagttggctatactattaaacttgctctaaatgatcttttgtttgcaaattgcCGTTTGACCTCCTGCGTCTGCAAGCACGACTAGCCCATCCTTTTCTAGTCCACGTCCCGAGAGTGGTACATATCCCCTGAGGTGTTCTTTGATCCGACGTTGCTGAAACTCTTTGTTAACGACTGCGCCATGGTCTATTGCAAAGATGGCGCCATTCACCCGTCGTTAGTCAATCACCACAATCATGACTGCTGTATCCCCGTCCTTGTCTTCATCTCCAGGTTGATTCTCTTCACCTCCAGGTTGATCATCAGACTGCGATAGTTCACCATCCATCTGAGTGCTCTCAAATGAATCAAACAGGAGTGATTGTATTCTGTCCCGCAGCACCGCAGTTTCTTCAGGATCAAACCATTTGCGTCCAAACTGAGACTCGTCAAGAAAATGATGGTCAGGACTAAAAACTTGTAGTGAAGAATATAGCGGTGCAATTTGATTCATACCATGCGAAGGTTCTCTCTTGTCAGCCTCTCTGGTGCCTCCTGAATAAACCTCTCAATGTAATGAAGCATAAAGATACCACAGTCATACTGATTAGGCTGACTTGGCACCTGGCCAAGTGAAAATAGAAGGCAGTCGAACAACCAATAGAAAACGGCATCAGAAAACACAGTACATAACAAATATTGTAAAACCACAACCAACCTCTGTCCTCTGAAAAAACATCACTAGATAACTAGGTTTCTTACCTCAATTTTTTCCTTGCTTATATTCTTTGATAGATGACTCCATATTCTCCCTGAAAAGGGGATAATATAAGAAGAATCATTCTGAAGATGTTGCCATTCTGCTTTGAGGTAGCTGCGATGAAATTCATCAAGGCTAAAGTAGGTTAATAGTAGGAAACTTAGAATTACAAGATAACAACAGGAAAAGACACTCGGCGGGCTCCAGCCCTGGATCAGTCATCTGGATTCTAAACAATTGGGATCAAAACCAAAATCTTAGCATGCATATGTGCACCTGTCAATTACATCAAAAACCTTGCGACTGGAATGGAGTCCTAGAGAGTCCAAGTGCAGTATCATTGGCCCAGCTCCTGTTTCTTTTGCGGGCATGCAGATAATGATCAAACTCCAGTGCATCCTAATTTACAAGAAAAAAGGTGATTAAAATCATATATGATAACTAGATACACCATAATATTGCTTAAGAATAATAAAGAAACATCATGTTAAGTCTTAACCATGCCAAACCTGTTTGCCCAAGGAGCAGATTAAAAACTTTGTGTTTCATTTAAGTATTAtctagagaaaaataaacttacttTCCATGAATAGGCAAAATTATGTACGCTTGCCTAAAGATATCTACATTTTTCCACCATCTCCTTAACTTTCTGAATTGTGAGTCATCATGGTCACCCTAGAAAAGGTAATCAGCCAACAGTGGAAGGTATTAGCTTTGCAGGCGAAGAAAAGATAATCCCAGCATGTAAAAGTTATTGTTTTAGTATTCGATGCAAAAGGTAACAAGCAAGGATAAAAAAAGTTGCAACACTGGTATTTGTATATAACTATACAAACCAAActacaccgttataatcttATCTACCACAATCTAAAGGTGTAAATCTCTCTTTGTCACGGATTAATGTGGTAACTCTAGGCCTCAAGCGAACATGGTGACTATTTTTCACCctcttaataatataatagactGGAGCTTCTAAGATTTATAAGGCAAAATAGATTGATCTGAACTGAATAACACTACGATGTATATACTCACCATcagaatataaacatttctagttCCTTGAGCAGGAACTCACAAGTGCTTATGCGAcggtactacctccgttccaaaatataaacatttctagttCCTTTAGTAGGgattaaggttaaaaagaaaagactattCTACCCTTCAATAATTGAGGAATGGATGAGAATGGGAGATACATGatgataaaatgaaaagaatttTAATGAGAAGTGATTGATCTGACAAATAGTACTGTGAATAGTGACATATTTGCTAACATTTTGGTACAAGATTACATTTTgcaacggagggagtatgtaatAATGTAAACTCATGCACCACTTGAAGTATAAATTCAAGTCAAGGGCATGGATTAGTGGCATTGAACGGAACAAATACACATCATAGAAAGATTAGAAGAGCATACCATCCTGGATAGTGCTTCTTCAAGTTTGCTATAGAAATATGTACTGAACATGTACAAGTCTCCACATGTTCTGGATTTCCTAAGGTACCTGAAATAACCAATGACAGTTCAAGCCTACAGAACAGACTACTGAATTTTGACAGTTCTTCGATGGAACATCCAGCAAAAGTGAGATATGTTGACAATTCATAACCAGTCTACTGGACACAGATTTTGCACTTCTGCAAGTCTCAtcattttacttatgcttatgcttataagccaaattttaaattttaaaatttaaatttggagttaattttgaggttttttccatcgcggtttatttttcagtctttgttttttatatcactaagaacacgtatataaaagttttattcataaattatttttaatcattaataagccattttgcttatgcttaataAGAGCCAGTAGTGTTGCGAACACATGAGCAACTTAAGTAgcaatttatagttgattacTCCAGGAATCAACTTATATGCAGCTCAAGATGCTTTAAAATACATGCAGCTCAATCACATCCATCAAGATATTTCTTAACAGCTGCAGGGACCTAAACAATCACTTGGAGGTTGAGCTTGGTGGTAGAACGAAGAGGAAGGTAAAGTGATTGCAGAGCAGCAAAAATGTTACTTACtgcatgtaaaaatttataaccGGTGATTTCAAATATTCTTCAGGCTCAAGACATTTTATGTCAGAGTAAGTCAGCTCAACAGTTTCCATATCAGTCCTGTTGACAAAAGCAAAGCTATCAGCTTGGAAGGGAGAAATTTCTCTCTCCCGAGAACCTCAATGACAATACCTAATTCTCACCTTGAAGGATAGTAGATCTTTGACTCATCCCTACACAAGTGTGATTTGATTAATGAGAAATAATATCTGTAGTTGGCCGTAACTTACATAATTAGTAGCACATGGAACAATATTAGGCAAAAGATATAATCACTACTAGCTTACAATTTATGGGTTATCTCATCTGATTCAGCAGGTTCCATATCTTCGTCATCCAAGAGAACCACATCCTAAAAACATGAGAACATAGTTGAAATACATAGTTATTTTTAGTGTCAACAATTTGGTAGACAATATCAACAACATTAGCAATGCAGCATGATGCATCACTGGAAATATTCAAAACCATCTTAGAGAATTAAATTCCCATCAATCGTACAAGAGTTGGTGCCCAAGATGTGGtgtgtttaggattttattttattaacattTGAAATTGAATTTCTTATAACAGGAGTACACTTTATTAAGTCAAATGTGCATGTTGCAATTTTCGTTCATACTAGCAGTGTGCTGGTACTTAGCAGTAGAAATTGATTCTTCATACTGGATCATATATAGAGTCCCTCTGTCGATTTTTATATTGCGCACAAGTATTTCAAGATTAAAATTTGGTGATTATTGACCAACAATAAGTCAAGCGGTTGTAGATTTTATGATATAGAAATGGCACGAATAGCTTCAAGCTCGAAAACATTTATGATATAGAGGGACAGGCATGTCGAACCAACCATCATATGAAGCACAAACATTTCAAATGGTGAACATAACAGATTTTTCACATGGAACAGgggtgggtgggggggggggggggggggggggtaacCAGAACAAtgcaagaaaaaattataataactgTAACAGAGGTTCACCTTCTGTTTCTTCCTTTCCTTGGAATTAGACTGAGCGGTGTGATTCTTAGAAGGCTCCCACCTACACATCAGAACCATTTTCTATCTGAAAACATCAATTTGTTTGAAGGTATATCTGATAAACATCATAATTAGATGGAAACCCTGCGTATTGCTGGGGTGAATTTGCATGACAAAATGCCAAGCATGAGGCGTGAGATGGATTTGCTAAGTAGCTAGGCAGTGGCTTCGCTCTGTACAATTGCACCCTAGATCTATCAAGGGGCAATTGAGATGATATAGCCTCATGAGATAAAACAGTGTTTTAACCATCTTTCAGTAATTTCCTGCTAGATGGGAATAAAAATTGTGTAGCTGGAAGGAATCATGGGGGAAAAGAGGTAgaaaatttgtaatttgtagAATAACCAACAACATAGAGGATGAAATTTACATCACAACATAAGTTGTAACTGTTGTACATCAAGGAAAGCATAAAAAGTCTGCA
This is a stretch of genomic DNA from Oryza brachyantha chromosome 1, ObraRS2, whole genome shotgun sequence. It encodes these proteins:
- the LOC102705958 gene encoding protein NUCLEAR FUSION DEFECTIVE 6, mitochondrial, which encodes MATAAGGARRALAGLRSASASRTLSRPAAAAIHSPGVAASALPRAPRRRLAFSRVPVAALGGVHGLMPLHSATASALLTSMLGLKPGSWGWLSEGFATPL
- the LOC102705672 gene encoding pentatricopeptide repeat-containing protein At4g32450, mitochondrial-like; amino-acid sequence: MAGMVGARRALLAARYSPRGALASPVRRVDSPPSLPADRTCLRSLVPHRGAGNFASEQIDGDYHSDEWGARNTENYRESHRADRPSHQVQADIPSTDSSVGADRIRGVNSDGNTNAHYRRNPGQTEFPNHHEPYISARVNNGAPGFNDRQPYVSVNTQYRSNSLQPRQMCGPYGFANPHEPYTSAKANCEAPGYKDKEPYGGGGPYNQQTPSGDLPNTHQQYSHTQGNNSANSGNGTGQTYHHYHGSDAYRSGYNSQNNQQAYDNRHYGYGPSGQSYQKSTGNDQQVFQKQQVDQISAGNSANRPGSSSQYGIPSRFNEEHVARFQQGHNGDIGHNISHTQHSPYVSSKIDAQSNLPGRPMNVNTAVQGNTHGIYKEKHFDIQPNALAGNHLSNASAPYQDGIYRNHLLTESPLIDESSGVSDVACGKSKVTVEEMDKLCEDRKIKEAVELLALLQEEGTVVHASQYCKLMQACGDVASLAEARKLHNLISQSALAADTDINNKILEMYSKCGSMEDAKKLFSSSIAQCNLISWNTMIAGFVHNGLGEEATDFFDQFMQTGDNPNSAMFTHVFLACGILGSVDEGMLHFESMQKDFGITPTMEHYVSIVNMLGQSGYIDEACEFVEQMPVEPSIDVWESLMNMCRLNGFLEIGDRCAQIVERLDSSRLNEQSKIGLFPVDASELTKEKERKKANAVEARSKVHEYRAGDRSHPEHLKIYEELRYLAAHMKEAGYIADTRFVLHDVDQETKEDALLAHSERLAVSYGLITSAARSPIRVIKNLRSCGDCHTAFKIISKLVGRLIIARDAKRFHHFENGVCSCKDYW
- the LOC102705779 gene encoding ubiquitin-like-specific protease 1D — encoded protein: MAMSDGAIPLGCKRAMTAKSQPAAELELVGSSSSAMTPPPPTATRTWDDGDSDGDDEGTSEFAGFTDQRLQESIKKLRCLALLKLPDGGVKLRRHIRRMEKEVDRRRTAGSRKDVMTWRRAVQPPSQDNYHDSKDGSKFSQGIVSSKYHLNLATTPANNYEQVEESAFFKELSYFGQGKHACLKKVGQSASTPVSHTKRTDDKKMNMDNEIIYNKRKLGLKSCLRKRQRNISFDSNCAYDKPHTKEDTFGRSTKRWEPSKNHTAQSNSKERKKQKDVVLLDDEDMEPAESDEITHKLDESKIYYPSRTDMETVELTYSDIKCLEPEEYLKSPVINFYMQYLRKSRTCGDLYMFSTYFYSKLEEALSRMGDHDDSQFRKLRRWWKNVDIFRQAYIILPIHGKMHWSLIIICMPAKETGAGPMILHLDSLGLHSSRKVFDVIDSYLKAEWQHLQNDSSYIIPFSGRIWSHLSKNISKEKIEVPSQPNQYDCGIFMLHYIERFIQEAPERLTRENLRMFGRKWFDPEETAVLRDRIQSLLFDSFESTQMDGELSQSDDQPGGEENQPGDEDKDGDTAVMIVVID